In the Telopea speciosissima isolate NSW1024214 ecotype Mountain lineage chromosome 2, Tspe_v1, whole genome shotgun sequence genome, one interval contains:
- the LOC122650499 gene encoding titin homolog, whose product MGFNEIRSGVILSIRNFYRWVGSFPLILGMVVVFFLLHRFLPSVFSFMLSSSPIIVCTVILLQAFLRFGHRNVHKDEKKEKDDNSAETPLASRRRDITDKTKSSGFSSHHGETSFSGQEEKRHSDSRPHPSLASLEDSYDISECSIASNDGSFEMEDEAEKLEDGVQPVEWTEDDEKNLMDLGTSELERNRRLENLIARRRARKISKLAAEKDLIDFDNNEFFQIPAITTKRNEPPLDLSYNPIDASELPPIPCSAPPVLSSTRNPFDIPYDPLEEKLNLKEGSFQEEFMAVLQKDVHFCRHESFCLGPSFMGEPKKDICDSKLTLFEVTEQNTSERVMGGGYPSFPEGTTDEPLPSLVADLGDQEKFIQQDFSQEGTLISHTGFVPESVEQESQASNEVVNSNSEDIEHEVNKELQKVSIHGVDKEITHEMDSESTTSNPGEVYVKPEVPGKYESLSSSPSKEDDDDAESEKTFVNNKDEELENPSCHIAEGTDYNQREEPYYDSSLSAIDKKTIEESLFYVDKGVILTTASSLASDLQVEVSQAGSPPTALDRTFSQIDGDSLVYGEGITKEELSCGSEVPYDASSHTSDEGNESRSNHITKNSEIETTRAGHSGDSDNQTAPHVVLETVVVEQVSSHSLPESAVVEKAPIETFTSPYPSMDQVLLHISDPKISVDEEKDKSKLVPLMEEPIVQPPPEGVHEEPQTQFLTEEPSLNGEEAQEIPVDEGKEKLVPSIEEPIVQPPPKGVHEEPQMHVLMEEPSLNGEGAQEIPIDEEKEKLVPSMEEPIVLPPSEGVHEEPQMQFLMEEPSLNGEGAQVIPVDEEKENLVPLTEEPIVQPPIEGVHEKPQIQFLMEEPSLNGEEAQEIPIDEEKEKLVPSMEKPIVQPPLKGVHEYTQTQFLMEEPSLNGKGAHEIPIDEEKEKLVPSMEDPIVLPPSDGVHEEPQTQFLMEEPSINGEGAQVIPVDEEKENLVPSMEEPIVQPPTEGVHEEPQMQFLMEEPSLNSEEAQEIPVDEEKEKLVPSMEEPIVQPPPKGVHEETQTQFLMEEPSLNGEGAHEIHIDEEKEKLVPSMEDPIVLPPSDGVHEEPQTQFLMEEPSLNGEAAQVIPVDEEKENLVPSMEEPIVQPPTEGVHKEPQMQFLMEEPSLNGEEAQEIPVDEEKEKLVPSMEEPIVQLPPKGVHEEPQMHVLMEEPSLNGEGAQEIPIDEEKEKLVPLMEEPIVQPIHNGVHEESQTQLLMEKPFVNGEEPREIPVDEENGKLVPLMEELIVQSPPKGVHEEPQTQFLMEKPSLNGEEPQEQSTILVNSTEETKIIPSRNEAVVCQDEIEDKEKSKPSEVNEAESTVHSIAKEVNYVYWV is encoded by the exons ATGGGTTTTAATGAAATCAGGAGTGGGGTGATTTTATCCATCAGAAATTTTTATAGATGGGTTGGTAGTTTTCCCTTGATTCTGGGTATGGTTGTTGTGTTCTTCCTCCTCCATAGATTTCTTCCGTCTGTGTTCAGCTTTATGCTCTCATCATCCCCCATTATTGTATGCACCGTTATTCTTCTTCAAGCATTTTTAAGGTTTGGACATCGTAATGTTCACaaagatgagaagaaagagaaagatgacAACTCTGCAGAAACTCCTCTGGCCAGTAGGAGAAGAGACATTACAGACAAGACCAAGTCTTCTGGATTTAGTTCGCACCATGGAGAGACCTCCTTCTCTGGgcaggaggagaagagacattCGGACTCTAGACCTCATCCATCTCTTGCATCTCTTGAGGATTCTTACGATATCTCTGAATGCTCAATTGCATCCAATGATGGCAGCTTTGAGATGGAGGATGAGGCCGAGAAACTTGAAGATGGAGTTCAACCTGTGGAATGGACAGAAGATGATGAGAAGAATCTCATGGATCTTGGGACTTCCGAGCTAGAGAGGAACCGAAGACTAGAGAACCTAATTGCAAGGAGAAGGGCAAGGAAGATCTCGAAACTGGCGGCAGAGAAGGATTTGATTGATTTCGACAATAATGAGTTCTTTCAAATTCCTGCCATCACAACAAAGAGAAATGAACCTCCTCTTGACCTCTCCTACAATCCCATTGACGCAAGTGAGTTACCACCAATTCCATGTTCAGCTCCTCCTGTTCTTTCGTCAACAAGGAACCCTTTTGATATTCCTTATGACCCACTTGAAGAAAAACTAAATCTCAAGGAAGGCAGCTTCCAGGAGGAGTTCATGGCGGTTCTTCAGAAGGATGTTCACTTCTGCAGGCATGAAAGCTTTTGTTTGGGGCCTTCGTTCATGGGAGAGCCTAAGAAAGACATATGTGACAGCAAGTTGACTCTTTTCGAAGTAACTGAACAGAATACATCCGAGAGAGTGATGGGTGGAGGCTATCCTTCCTTCCCTGAAGGAACAACTGATGAGCCACTTCCTTCTTTGGTTGCAGATTTGGGTGATCAGGAAAAGTTCATTCAACAGGATTTTTCCCAAGAAGGAACATTGATCTCCCACACCGGTTTTGTTCCCGAAAGTGTTGAACAAGAAAGCCAAGCCTCCAATGAAGTGGTGAATTCCAATTCCGAGGACATTGAGCACGAAGTGAACAAAGAACTGCAAAAGGTCAGCATACATGGAGTGGACAAAGAAATTACCCATGAAATGGATTCTGAATCGACCACGTCTAACCCAGGTGAAGTTTATGTGAAACCGGAGGTACCCGGAAAGTATGAAAGCTTGAGCTCCTCTCCatcaaaagaagatgatgatgatgctgaaaGTGAAAAGACCTTCGTTAATAATAAAGATGAGGAATTGGAAAATCCGAGCTGCCATATTGCAGAGGGAACAGATTATAATCAAAGAGAGGAACCATATTATGATTCAAGCCTGTCAGCAATTGATAAGAAAACCATAGAAGAGAGTTTGTTTTATGTGGACAAGGGAGTGATCCTGACCACCGCTTCCTCCCTAGCTTCAGACTTACAGGTTGAAGTATCACAAGCAGGCTCACCTCCAACAGCGCTTGATAGAACCTTTTCACAAATAGATGGGGATTCCTTGGTGTATGGTGAAGGAATCACTAAAGAGGAATTGAGTTGTGGTAGTGAAGTGCCCTATGATGCCTCTTCTCATACTAGTGACGAAGGAAATGAATCGAGATCCAACCACATAACCAAAAACAGCGAAATTGAAACTACTAGAGCGGGACATTCAGGGGACAGTGATAATCAAACTGCACCACATGTGGTGCTGGAAACAGTGGTTGTTGAGCAAGT CTCCTCCCACTCATTGCCAGAATCAGCGGTTGTTGAGAAAGCTCCAATAGAGACATTCACATCACCTTATCCTTCCATGGATCAAGTTCTTCTGCACATTTCTGATCCAAAGATCTCTGTTGATGAGGAGAAAGATAAATCG AAATTGGTACCCTTGATGGAGGAGCCAATTGTTCAACCACCCCCCGAAGGAGTTCATGAAGAACCTCAAACACAATTCTTGACGGAGGAACCATCTCTCAATGGTGAAGAAGCTCAAGAGATCCCTGTTGATGAGGGGAAAGAGAAACTGGTACCCTCAATAGAGGAGCCAATTGTTCAGCCACCCCCCAAAGGAGTTCATGAAGAACCTCAGATGCATGTCTTGATGGAGGAACCATCTCTCAATGGTGAAGGAGCTCAGGAGATCCCTATTgatgaggagaaagagaaactgGTACCCTCGATGGAGGAGCCAATTGTTCTGCCACCCTCCGAAGGAGTTCATGAAGAACCTCAGATGCAGTTCTTGATGGAGGAACCATCTCTAAATGGTGAAGGAGCTCAGGTGATCCCTGTTGatgaggagaaagagaatctgGTACCCTTGACGGAGGAGCCAATTGTTCAGCCTCCCATCGAAGGAGTTCATGAAAAGCCTCAGATACAGTTCTTGATGGAGGAGCCATCTCTCAACGGTGAAGAAGCTCAGGAGATCCCTATTgatgaggagaaagagaaactgGTACCCTCGATGGAGAAGCCAATTGTTCAGCCACCCCTCAAAGGAGTTCATGAATACACTCAGACGCAGTTCTTGATGGAGGAACCATCTCTCAATGGTAAAGGAGCTCACGAGATCCCTATTgatgaggagaaagagaaactaGTACCCTCGATGGAGGACCCAATTGTTCTGCCACCCTCTGATGGAGTTCATGAAGAACCTCAAACGCAGTTCTTGATGGAGGAACCATCTATTAATGGTGAAGGAGCTCAGGTGATCCCTGTTGatgaggagaaagagaatctgGTACCCTCGATGGAGGAACCAATTGTTCAGCCACCCACCGAAGGAGTTCATGAAGAACCTCAGATGCAGTTTTTGATGGAGGAGCCATCTCTCAATAGTGAAGAAGCTCAGGAGATCCCTGTTgatgaggagaaagagaaattggTACCCTCGATGGAGGAGCCAATTGTTCAGCCACCCCCAAAAGGAGTTCATGAAGAAACTCAGACGCAGTTCTTGATGGAGGAACCATCTCTCAATGGTGAAGGAGCTCACGAGATCCATATTgatgaggagaaagagaaactgGTACCCTCGATGGAGGACCCAATTGTTCTGCCACCCTCCGATGGAGTTCATGAAGAACCTCAGACGCAGTTCTTGATGGAGGAACCATCTCTCAATGGTGAAGCAGCTCAGGTGATTCCTGTTGatgaggagaaagagaatctgGTACCCTCGATGGAGGAGCCAATTGTTCAGCCACCCACCGAAGGAGTTCATAAAGAACCTCAGATGCAGTTCTTGATGGAGGAGCCATCTCTCAACGGTGAAGAAGCTCAGGAGATCCCTGTTgatgaggagaaagagaaactgGTACCCTCGATGGAGGAGCCAATTGTTCAGCTACCCCCCAAAGGAGTTCATGAAGAACCTCAGATGCATGTCTTGATGGAGGAACCATCTCTCAATGGGGAAGGAGCTCAGGAGATCCCTATtgatgaagagaaagagaaactagTACCCTTAATGGAGGAGCCAATTGTTCAGCCAATCCACAATGGAGTTCATGAAGAATCTCAGACGCAGCTCTTGATGGAGAAACCATTTGTCAATGGTGAAGAACCTCGAGAGATCCCTGTTGATGAGGAGAATGGGAAACTAGTACCCTTGATGGAGGAGCTAATTGTTCAGTCACCCCCCAAAGGAGTTCATGAAGAACCTCAGACACAGTTCTTGATGGAGAAACCATCTCTCAATGGTGAAGAACCTCAG GAACAATCTACAATTCTGGTGAATTCCACTGAAGAAACCAAGATCATCCCAAGTAGGAACGAGGCAGTAGTTTGCCAGGATGAGATAGAGGACAAGGAGAAATCAAAGCCTAGTGAAGTTAATGAAGCTGAATCCACTGTTCACTCAA TTGCAAAGGAAGTAAATTATGTATATTGGGTTTGA